Within Seriola aureovittata isolate HTS-2021-v1 ecotype China chromosome 12, ASM2101889v1, whole genome shotgun sequence, the genomic segment TGTAATTACTAATGTGTGGAGTTCTAAGAACCGGTCTCACCGTCATCACAAAGAGGGGTTGTGTTGTGTCTAATTAAGAATTTCCACTATGTCTTTTAAcctgaatatcttttggttttcGGACTGTTAGTCGAACAAAACAAGCTAACTGTAGATATCGCCTTGGGCTGTGGGAAATTTCACAACTGTCTGACAATTCAtatgattaatcaagaaatcCAGAAAGATGAACTGATATGGAAATTCAGAATGAGCACTGATAGTCctattgaatatttttcttcagtGCATTCCTCACCATATTTTAGAATTGTTTGAAAATTGAATTTCTGTTTTGTGCACTTTTACAGATGCAGACTACAATTTCTAATTTTGATGAAGTTTTATTCTTCTAGTCCTAATGTAATGAAGTCAATGTGGCTGGCAAATAGGCTATATTTGTATCACTGGCTCAGTCATGATGTGAGACTGGTTTGTGCAGAAGTCCCAGGTGTTGTAGTTAAAGGTATGGTGCCACTGAGATCCTCATCACTTGAACTCTTAATAAACACACCAGAGATTAGCTCCATCACAGAAAGGAGATAGTATCACACTCTGGGCGCCTAATCCTCCAGCCGTTGTTTTTCTTGAATTTTTGCTGTGTCTATCCCCCATCTCAGTCTTTGGAAGAATGAACCAGTGTTCCCTGACGGGTTGTAGTTCAACAACTTACACATGTTAAAGTTTAATGGTTGTAAAACTGGATTGAACAGAATGCAGGCTCAGTCTAGCAGGTTGATAAACATGATGGCATTAAAGTTTATTCTAGATTATCAAATTAAGATATGCAGAAATAATCactgaaaatatataataattttttgaaTGGGAAGGTGTTGCATGCTGACTCTTTGTGTTTATTCTAAATTGTATAAATCAAAACCACGCCCTTCTGTCTTGACGCTGTGTTCAACTAATGTAGTTACAATTGTCTCTAGTGAAGTCACGACTTTAATATCTTGAAGGATTGAACTCTATAGATCTTAGATCTTGTCTGCTTTATGTTGCCATGCCTAGAAATTGTATTAAAAgccattttcttgttttatttccttaGACACATTGCTTCCTTCCTGTCTATGTTCAAACTGCTGGTGATTGGGCTGATTATTATCGGCAGAGACCCATTCGCCCTTTTTGGTATGCAAGCCCCGGGCATCTGGGAGTGGGGCCAGGGAAATAAGGTAAGGTTTCCTGGAACTATAGGAGTTATTAAAGAATACtctaacatttgtttttcaggtaaTCGCCACAGATATCGTACAGGAAAGTGACTTGAATGTAGAAATAAAGGAAAGTGGGCTTTAGGTTGGCTGTGTTTCTCATACAGTTGTGTAAACACATGCAGTCAAGTACAACTCAACCCATGGGATTTCATTAGCTGTTCATTCAGGGTCTTCAGGTTGTGTTGTTAAGTATTGTTTGGCTTGGATCTGTTCTCCCCAGAGTAGCAGACATCCCACAGGCTCAGAGGGAGAATGGCCAATGACTGTGAAAATCAGATATTTGCTAATAAAACAATCTTACACTATTggcatttcttgtgttttaacaGAAAACTGGGTCTGATATAATCTAGTGGTTTTGGTTGTTAAACAGATAAACTAACAGAAAATCTTGTAATTGCATACAGAGTATTGAGATTTAGTAAGCATTTGGCTTGGATTTGTTTTGCCAATAaacttgctttctttttttaatctaagCCACAACTGGACTGATAAGAATTATTCGGAGGGTCTCTGGTTTTATGTGTgcatttaaagctgctgtagatttgttttcagaatgattttttgatattatttgtttaataatttCTTTATATCCTGACAGCtatcaataaatcaaatcaaaagacttgagaaaaaaaatcaagtttcaTTAACTGTTCCAGGCTCTGTAATCTTGGTGCGCCACAATCTCGTCAACCAATAAAGAGAGCTCTTTGCGAGACTGTGTGCTcaactcacacatacacaactctATCCATTTCTGACTATCCTGCAAactgcacagagaaaacaagaaacGAGAGACGAGGCAGCAAGAATCAAATGTGATACTGGTACCAGAAAAGCTTTGATGGGGATACATACATAACAAGTAGAGCTCAAACTATATGAGGTTTTTAAGGTAGATATCTGTATacgagatggaaaaaaaaaatgaagaaggTGGTAACAGTATATAAACAAACCATTTTCCTCATCATCTATCGTTGGGCTCCATTAGCCACTAACAAACCTGATATGATACTTGAAGTTTGCCCAGTTCTACCATATTGCAAGGTGTTTGTTGTTGAGTGACTGTTGAATTTAACTACCAGATATGTGTTTAACGTAAAAAGCATGGAGTTTCCCAAAGCAGCTTCTTGTTGATCTGTCAATACAGCACCATGTTCATCCTGTGTTCATCTTTGTCCTATTTTTTTCAGTACTCTAACTTAATCAGTTCAGTGCACTGCTCTTGTGCTCTATTGAGTGAACACGATTccataaaaacaggaaactaaactgtgagaaaaaaaacacggaaaactattttttcaaatttctctTGTACTTCTTTCAGATATATGCCTGCATGATGGTGTTCTTCTTCAGCAATATGATTGAAAACCAGTTAATGTCTACAGGAGCGTTTGAAATCACATTAAATGGTGAGTGAGTCCCAGCATGGGCTTATTGATTGAGCTCAATGTTTCTGGTATTAGATTGATATCAGTTGGCTGACACTTCACAAACACTGGTAATGAGGTAAATGTAGTGGTCaactgtgattttcttttctgctgttATTACACATTGAACAATGTGtagcttaaagaaaaaaatctttgtgaTATTATAATATGCATAAAGTTGTGTGGCGATGgaacaaaaaagacagtgaagcaAATTTTGTCTTTCCATAGATGTGCCAGTGTGGTCAAAACTGGAGTCAGGTCACCTGCCCTCCATGCAGCAGCTTGTGCAAATCCTGGACAATGAGATGAAGATGAACGTTCACATGAACACAAGACCACACCACCACTCCTAACCCTACTCTACAATTCCTGGCTGGAGCTAAAAGCCCCTCCATGTAAGTGCAGCAGTGTTCAAagcactgttttcttttatagtaatctttttaaaaaaataaaaaataattgtccCTTATCCTGTGAAATATACTGGTCAGTGATCTTGTATTTgcccttttctctctgcatttctAGGTTTGAGGTAGGTTTCTCACTGGGCTGTGAAGTGATGTTTATGAAGGTCTGCGCTGAAGGCAGGAAGACTGCTAGCACAGACTGGATGCCCCCATCACTCCTCACTATGCCCCTTCGAGACATCCCGCCCCTGACGCCAGAGTGGGACCCATGGCAACAGTGCCGGccattctgtcattttcttgtaCTATTCATACGACTGCAGATTTGATCCAGGTGATATCAGTTGTCCCATAAGGAGAGATTTAACATTGACTCTTATAGTCTTTAACTTGTTGCATATAAATTATctatgtgaattaaaaaaaatgtgtcatttgtaCCACTGAGCCATATGTAGAATTTTAAGTTTATTGTTCTAAAAGTAGCTTAGCTGTGTAGAAAATGCAACACTTAAAATCTGTCATCACTATTGTGAAAATAACATCGGGGAATTGTGTATTGGTATGATTTCtgaataatttttatatttacataactTGGAGGAAGCTAAGAagattaataaaacatattgtaaCTATTTAACTGAAGTTGTGGTGTGGTGTTTGGGTTTACTGATTGATGTGCTTGAGTACGGTGCTGTAAATGATACTCTGTAAGTTAGAGAAAATCGTTTAACTCAGAAGAGGCAAAGCACTGAGGTGAATAATATGACGGCTCTAATCAGTCGTCTCTTCCAGGTTTAAGTCACAAGGAAACCTGAGAAGAATAGAAAATCTGTTAAATGGCTTGCAGATAAACCAAACAACCTGCTTGTCAGGTCATAGCCATCTGTTCAACCTAATGTTATTAGGAAGACCTCAGGCTCTACACTGATTTGATTACATGAGAGAAAACAGACCCGACGTAAGTACAATATAAGACCGAAGTGAGGTTATACAGTTCTACAGCATTATTCAACGTGATGAGTTTGGGATATTCCTGACACTGAAGAAGGTCCTTTATGAGCTCTAATTGTCACTAAATGAAATTTGGCAGATGCAGTGACTTTCTATATTTGTTGTTAtacaccaaagaaaaaaaatagaacttTCAAGAGCATTCCCTTTCGGTCAGAGGAAATGTACTTCACTTCTTCATCACAGGTGTGTGCAGACAGAGCAAACAGTGACGCAAGCTCTATGGAGAGATAAGATGGGAACATTTTAACCTTGTACCTTTTGTACTTTCACATGTACATATGAACAGGTGAGGTTTTATATCTTATTTGAACCCCTGGACACAACATCCTCTTATGTGAAATCTAATCTACATTACCTTATGAAATACCATTGAGAGCTATTAAGTTCTACAGATTGCCCCATGACCACGTGTAACATGTTAACACAAGTATATTCATATCAGTTTGATCAGATCTAGAAAAGAGAATGtattaaagtttttttctgGGGTATGACTTTACTTAAATGTCATtcttctctgactgtgtcttgTCATTGTCAGGGTGTACTCAAGTCCTGAAGACACTTCTGGATAAAggctctttctctgtcattcaTCGTCACATGAGCACTGACTTCCAGAAGCTTTTGGGCAACAACATGGAGGTGAGGGGCTTGTGTGGTCTTGGGCAGGTGGGGATGGGAGGGCGTCATCAGGTACTGGTGAACATGCTGAATGACCAGGTGGATCCTAGTCCTGGCCGCCAACACAAACAGCTCCTCCTTCATTACTGATGGTCCTGAAGCAGCCCCATCTGTTTTAGATTCACCCTAAagagaaaagtttattttcaggtGGCATTGTTTAAAAATTACCAAATGAATCAATGTGCATGTCATAATACCAAAAGACATATTTGATGTTACGTGAATATAAGCAATTCTATCCTTATAAAATTCTATGAAGCATTTGAACAAATGATGTCTAATCGGcatttaaatactgtaaagTGACATCTTCTCTGTTAAAGAGAAGATGTCAAGGAAACATAAGTCTGTATTGTACATTAAACCTACAAACATAAGTGCAGAAGTATgattgaaaaagagaaaaaaggatttTTGTACAACTTGTATTGCAGAACAGGAGGTTCTGGGAACTGCAAGATAAATGTGtggtcagaaaaaaattaaCCACAAGTGTTTGTGGCGGTGCACACTACCAAAATAGGAAAACAATGCTTCACTTTTACCTGAGCACAGCAAGTACCCACACTGAACTTTGCTTGCTGGCCTTGTGCGAGGAACGACACAAACACTTGTTCCTTTCCAAGGACTCGGACCCCGACAGTTTTGTTGAGGGACAGGAAGACAGGATGCAGGGGGGTGGGAGTGAGGCTCACACTGCTCCAGCTCCACCGACGAACTCTGGCACCTGCTTCATCCAAACACTGACCACCTGATCTGTTTAAGGACAGCCTGCAACATgaacgcagacacacacatgcatatactcACTGTTAGGGTCATCAGCACATGACtatggaaaaaacaaattattttatacctcaatcatttttttccctaaaATCACCCATTAAACAGGATATTAATTAGCCTAATTTATATTTAcgtaaatataaaatgaaatttgcaATAGTATATTTATTACCAATACaatttgaaataatgaaatgatgcatgatgatgatgaacataaatgttttgctttgtaCCATATGTTTCCATTGCTGTGATAACATGCCGCCCTGCCATCGGACTGGAACACGGCTCTAATCGGTTGATTGGGGGCATCGCTGTCATCAT encodes:
- the selenot1a gene encoding thioredoxin reductase-like selenoprotein T1a, with the protein product MAMKWLRFSLLVLGVFSLCCATSGDSSGVKKMKMQFATGPLLKFQICISUGYKRVFEEYTQALYQRYPDIRIEGENYLPMPLYRHIASFLSMFKLLVIGLIIIGRDPFALFGMQAPGIWEWGQGNKIYACMMVFFFSNMIENQLMSTGAFEITLNDVPVWSKLESGHLPSMQQLVQILDNEMKMNVHMNTRPHHHS